In one window of Macadamia integrifolia cultivar HAES 741 chromosome 2, SCU_Mint_v3, whole genome shotgun sequence DNA:
- the LOC122057246 gene encoding receptor-like protein 9DC3 has product MRTSILLLLCNLVLFLSLFCACFSYSSSLEQSCLHDQMSSLLQLKHEQSCSYNYDTLKSWKPNTNCCSWTGVTCDGHTGHVIGLDLSSSGLCSSIHPTSGLFHLRHLQSLTLFNNSFDGSIPSGFDQLSELTHLDLSWNSFRGQIRANSALFLLPNLQTLNLSDNYFKGSIPSGFDQLSELTHLDLSWNSFQGQIMPILASSTFLTSKHLISPSTNLRALFHMGLIDSTRLKLENPNLRTLIHNLSSLIELDLDSVNMSDYDKNYWYRSLSSMLSNLQRLSLSNCSLSGPMDASLSNLHFLSELDLGFNNLSSISIQDLLGRLPSLRVLSLFSTGLYGELPDNFFSLQPDLQYLDLSYNNLLLGQIPSFLKDKFPNLRDLQLSNNLLQGPIPSSFANLTQLKILNLSNNSLTGQISSIFKDGFLNLWIFQLSNNLLHGPIPSSFANLTQLEMLDLSNNSLTGQIPYIFKDGFPNLQILRLTNNLLQGPIPSSFANITYLSQLDFSYNNLTGQIDSFFMGRFFNIRYITLRNNLFEGPIPNSTCTRGTNLEVLDLSYNKWSGVIPRCFGHLSGNLIVLNLEQNNLTGPIPDAYTKGCKLQIVKVNGNQLQGKLPTSLKSCKDMDVLDVGNNQLSSTFPFWLQSLPQLHVLVLQSNKFYGPITQKSKADFHSPFPMLHVFDISLNIFTGELPLEYICQWKSLLNTDMKKIIETFTTINLSSNKFQGNISVAIGKLKALMGLNLSANDLTGQIPSSFSQLIRLESLDLSRNSLSGKIPQQLAALAFLSALNLSQNHLTGSIPQGNQFGTFSATSYEGNVGLCGFPLQKRCGIIESALPPALALEKEEDSTSLLDWRFVIAGYCSRVIIGVVIGHIMFWRIIGCFKLTSRMRRLKQRQGSRKSKSHGRVK; this is encoded by the exons ATGAGAACATCAATACTATTGTTGTTGTGTAACCTAGTCTTATTTCTGTCCTTGTTTTGTGCctgtttttcttattcttcttccttggagCAATCATGTCTCCACGATCAGATGTCTTCTTTGCTTCAACTGAAGCATGAGCAATCTTGTTCCTATAATTATGATACTCTCAAGTCTTGGAAGCCCAATACCAATTGTTGTTCATGGACTGGCGTCACTTGTGATGGACACACCGGTCATGTGATTGGTCTCGACCTCAGTTCATCTGGACTCTGTAGTTCTATCCATCCCACCAGTGGACTATTCCATCTTCGTCACCTCCAATCACTCACTCTGTTCAACAATTCATTTGATGGCTCTATTCCATCTGGGTTCGATCAACTCTCCGAGTTAACACATCTCGACCTCTCTTGGAATTCTTTTCGAGGTCAAATCCGTGCCAATTCTGCCCTTTTCCTCCTTCCTAATCTCCAAACACTCAATCTCTCCGACAACTATTTTAAGGGATCTATCCCATCTGGGTTCGATCAACTCTCCGAGTTAACACATCTCGACCTCTCTTGGAATTCTTTTCAAGGTCAAATCATGCCAATTTTAGCATCTTCCACCTTCCTAACCTCCAAACACTTGATCTCTCCTTCAACAAATTTGAGGGCTCTATTCCATATGGGTTTGATCGACTCTACAA ggttgaaacttgaaaaccCCAACCTGAGAACTCTCATTCATAATTTATCCAGTTTGATTGAGCTTGATCTTGATTCGGTGAACATGTCAGATTATGATAAGAATTATTGGTATCGGAGCTTATCCTCGATGCTCTCTAACCTTCAACGGCTATCATTGTCTAACTGTTCACTTTCAGGGCCCATGGATGCATCCCTTTCAAACCTCCATTTCCTCTCAGAGCTCGATCTTGGCTTCAACAATTTATCTTCCATATCAATACAAGATCTCCTAGGGAGACTTCCTTCTTTGAGAGTATTGAGTCTCTTCTCTACAGGATTGTATGGAGAGCTTCCAGACAACTTTTTCAGCCTACAACCGGACTTACAATATTTGGATTTATCTTACAACAATCTCCTCTTAG GTCAAATCCCTTCCTTTTTGAAGGACAAATTCCCCAATCTTCGGGATCTACAATTGAGTAACAATTTGCTTCAAGGACCGATTCCATCTTCCTTTGCAAATCTTACCCAActtaaaattttgaatctttCAAATAATAGTTTGACGGGCCAAATCTCTTCCATTTTCAAGGATGGATTTCtcaatctttggatttttcaatTGAGTAACAATTTGCTTCACGGACCAATTCCATCTTCCTTTGCAAATCTTACCCAACTTGAAATGTTGGATCTTTCAAATAATAGTTTGACGGGCCAAATCCCTTACATTTTCAAGGATGGATTTCCCAATCTTCAGATTCTAAGGTTGACAAACAATTTGCTTCAAGGGCCCATTCCATCTTCTTTTGCAAATATTACCTACCTTTCCCAATTAGatttttcatataataatttgactggtcaaattGATTCCTTCTTCATGGGTAGATTTTTCAATATTAGGTACATAACCTTAAGGAACAATTTGTTTGAAGGACCGATCCCTAACTCTACCTGTACCAGAGGAACTAATCTGGAAGTTCTTGATTTGTCCTATAACAAATGGAGCGGTGTGATTCCAAGGTGCTTTGGTCACTTGTCTGGCAATCTAATTGTCCTAAATCTCGAGCAAAACAACTTGACTGGGCCCATTCCCGATGCTTACACCAAAGGATGCAAACTACAAATAGTCAAAGTCAATGGGAATCAACTACAGGGAAAATTACCAACATCATTGAAAAGTTGCAAGGATATGGATGTGTTAGATGTTGGGAACAACCAGTTGAGCAGCACCTTTCCCTTCTGGTTGCAAAGCCTACCCCAATTGCATGTTTTGGTTTTGCAATCGAACAAATTCTATGGCCCCATTACACAAAAATCAAAGGCTGATTTTCATTCTCCCTTCCCAATGCTACATGTCTTTGACATCTCTCTAAACATATTTACAGGAGAATTGCCCCTGGAATATATTTGTCAATGGAAATCATTGTTGAATACAGAT ATGAAGAAGATCATAGAAACATTCACCACCATAAATCTTTCTAGCAACAAGTTTCAAGGAAATATTTCAGTTGCAATTGGGAAACTTAAAGCACTAATGGGGCTCAATTTATCTGCAAATGACCTCACGGGTCAAATTCCATCATCATTTTCTCAGTTGATCAGGCTTGAGTCATTagatctttccagaaatagttTATCAGGGAAAATCCCCCAACAATTGGCAGCTCTCGCATTCCTTTCAGCTTTGAATCTATCACAAAACCATCTCACAGGAAGTATACCACAAGGCAACCAGTTTGGAACATTTTCAGCTACTTCATATGAAGGGAATGTGGGATTATGCGGATTTCCATTACAAAAAAGATGTGGAATCATAGAAAGTGCATTACCTCCAGCTTTGGCActtgaaaaggaagaagattCAACAAGTTTACTTGATTGGAGATTTGTGATTGCAGGGTATTGTTCTAGAGTGATAATTGGGGTGGTGATTGGCCATATTATGTTTTGGAGGATCATTGGATGCTTCAAATTAACATCAAGAATGAGAAGACTCAAGCAAAGACAAGGATCAAGGAAGAGCAAAAGCCATGGAAGAGTAAAATGA
- the LOC122057213 gene encoding receptor kinase-like protein Xa21: protein MGFILVLSSIFILLLSWCSSCMSLVQSQSGGSTNGTDRLALLAIKARISTDPFHVMSSWNDSIPYCEWPGVICGGRRHPNRVRALRLQSSKLVGSLAPEIGNLSFLQEISIYNNSFNGEIPHEVSFLFRLRYLKLFNNSFEGEIPSNISRCSNLIELDLGSNNIVGKIPIEFGTLSKLQFLSINGNKLTGQIPSSFGNLSSLYTISAGSNDFSGSIPDSLGQMARLMILAIGENKLSGTIPPTIYNLSSLTAFDVGFNNQLQGSLPPNLGLTLPNLWWFSIARNQFHGSIPISISNLSKIQTLLIGKNHFTGKVAINFGGLSKLTSFALDTNHLGSGKADDLNFINTLTNCSSLTDLVLSHNWFGGVVPNSIANLSTQLRILELSTNQISGNIPVGIENLVSLQSVGFSSNLLEGSIPTSIGRLPWLYGLYLDGNRFTGPIPSSLGNLTLLIELSLGDNRLQGRIPSSLGNLTLLNALALNDNRLQGRMPSGLARCKYMLFLDIIACKEECLQVLQDANICYSWTFLVTVSMVSSPKRYFISTR, encoded by the coding sequence ATGGGTTTTATCTTGGTGCTTTCCTCCATTTTTATCCTCCTTCTCTCGTGGTGCAGCAGCTGCATGAGCTTGGTGCAGTCACAATCAGGAGGATCAACAAATGGAACAGATAGACTAGCCTTATTGGCCATCAAGGCTCGCATATCCACTGATCCCTTTCATGTTATGAGCTCCTGGAATGACTCCATCCCCTATTGCGAGTGGCCCGGCGTTATATGTGGCGGTCGCCGGCATCCAAATAGGGTCAGAGCCTTGCGTTTACAGTCCAGTAAATTGGTGGGGTCCTTGGCTCCAGAAATAGGAAACCTCAGTTTCCTTCAAGAAATTTCGATCTACAACAACAGCTTCAATGGTGAAATCCCTCATGAAGTAAGCTTTCTCTTCAGGCTTCGTTATTTAAAACTATTCAATAATTCTTTTGAAGGAGAAATCCCATCCAACATATCACGTTGCTCCAATCTTATAGAGCTCGATCTAGGTTCCAACAATATTGTAGGGAAAATTCCAATAGAATTTGGCACCTTGTCGAAGCTTCAATTCCTTTCAATCAATGGCAACAAATTGACGGGACAGATCCCATCTTCCTTTGGAAATCTTTCTTCCCTTTACACCATTTCTGCAGGATCCAATGATTTTAGTGGAAGTATTCCAGATTCCCTTGGCCAAATGGCAAGATTAATGATTCTCGCAATTGGTGAAAATAAGTTGTCTGGTACCATTCCTCCCACTATATATAATCTTTCTTCACTCACTGCTTTTGATGTTGGATTCAATAATCAACTTCAAGGGAGTCTTCCACCAAATTTAGGCCTCACTCTTCCCAATTTATGGTGGTTTTCAATTGCAAGAAACCAGTTTCATGGGTCAATTCCCATTTCTATATCCAATTTGTCAAAAATCCAAACACTTCTTATTGGAAAAAACCACTTTACTGGAAAAGTGGCTATTAATTTTGGAGGCCTATCAAAACTCACTTCGTTCGCATTGGACACTAATCATTTGGGAAGTGGAAAGGCCGATGACCTGAATTTTATCAACACATTGACCAACTGTAGTAGCTTAACAGATTTGGTGCTTTCTCATAATTGGTTTGGTGGCGTGGTCCCCAATTCCATAGCAAACTTGTCGACCCAACTGAGAATTCTTGAACTATCCACAAATCAAATATCTGGTAACATCCCAGTTGGGATCGAGAACCTTGTAAGCTTACAAAGTGTGGGCTTTTCTAGTAACTTGCTAGAAGGGAGTATTCCCACTTCAATTGGAAGACTGCCATGGCTATATGGACTCTATTTAGATGGGAACAGATTCACAGGGCCAAtcccttcttctcttggaaACTTGACACTCTTGATTGAGCTCTCTTTAGGTGATAATCGCTTGCAAGGAAGAATACCTTCAAGTCTTGGAAACTTGACACTCTTGAATGCTCTCGCTTTAAATGATAATCGCTTGCAAGGAAGAATGCCTTCAGGTCTTGCAAGATGCAAATATATGTTATTCTTGGACATAATCGCTTGCAAGGAAGAATGCCTTCAGGTCTTGCAAGATGCAAATATATGTTATTCTTGGACATTTCTAGTAACAGTTTCAATGGTATCATCCCCAAAGAGATATTTTATCTCTACACGTTAG
- the LOC122089430 gene encoding probable LRR receptor-like serine/threonine-protein kinase At3g47570 codes for MIFLLIIWRRKKEKKESTSFFIEGRHFKISYAQLLKATNGFSFANLIGVGSFGSVYKGVLNHGETIVAVKVLNIQQRGASKSFMVECESLRNIRHRNLVRILTSCSSIDFEGNDFKALVYEFMPNGNLERWLHPHANGIQDEQRHLNLIQRLSIAIDIATALDYLHHHCPTQIVHCDLKPSNILLDNDLTAHLSDFGISRILSKATSCSQNHTSSIGIKGSIGYIPPEYGAGVDVSPHGDIYSYGILLLEMFTGKRPTHEMFKDDFNLHCWAEMALRDGMMAVIDPSLLSLEEDEEKEATTITNITGSRRCMQDRVQECLNSIIRIGVVCSAESPWDRMDINDVVKELHLIRVIYLGVGTHRGR; via the exons ATGATTTTTTTGCTCATTATTTGgcggagaaaaaaagagaagaaagaatctACTTCATTTTTTATAGAGGGTCGTCATTTTAAGATCTCTTATGCCCAACTCCTTAAAGCTACCAATGGATTTTCTTTTGCAAATTTGATTGGAGTGGGAAGTTTTGGTTCTGTGTACAAAGGAGTTCTCAATCATGGGGAAACTATTGTTGCAGTAAAGGTCCTCAACATTCAACAAAGAGGTGCTTCCAAAAGTTTCATGGTTGAATGTGAATCCCTTAGAAACATCCGGCATCGTAATCTTGTAAGAATCTTAACATCTTGCTCAAGTATAGATTTTGAAGGCAATGATTTTAAGGCTTTAGTATATGAGTTCATGCCCAATGGAAATTTGGAGAGGTGGTTACATCCACATGCAAATGGTATACAAGATGAACAAAGGCATTTAAACCTTATTCAAAGATTGAGTATTGCCATTGATATAGCAACAGCATTGGATTATCTTCACCACCATTGTCCTACGCAGATTGTTCACTGTGATCTAAAGCCCAGCAATATTCTTCTCGATAATGACTTGACTGCACATTTGAGTGATTTCGGAATATCAAGAATTCTTTCAAAAGCCACAAGTTGTTCTCAAAATCACACTAGCTCAATTGGAATAAAGGGATCTATTGGATACATTCCACCAG AGTATGGTGCAGGTGTTGATGTTTCACCGCATGGTGATATCTATAGTTATGGGATTCTTTTGTTAGAGATGTTCACAGGGAAGCGACCTACTCATGAAATGTTCAAAGATGACTTTAATCTTCATTGTTGGGCGGAGATGGCTTTGCGTGATGGAATGATGGCTGTCATTGACCCATCACTTCTCTCcttggaagaagatgaagaaaaggaagCAACAACTATAACCAATATCACTGGAAGTCGAAGGTGCATGCAGGATAGAGTGCAAGAGTGCCTTAATTCAATTATTAGAATTGGAGTTGTTTGCTCAGCTGAATCACCATGGGATCGAATGGACATAAATGATGTGGTCAAGGAGTTACATCTAATCAGGGTCATTTATCTTGGAGTTGGCACTCACCGAGGAAGATGA